In the Oreochromis aureus strain Israel breed Guangdong linkage group 14, ZZ_aureus, whole genome shotgun sequence genome, one interval contains:
- the dhrs13b.2 gene encoding tapasin — protein sequence MDLILKILIYLYLSAGVWSIQNQWLPCQFTDEHVFTNNEGHTETRLIHREAMLQFGQKGDAPVNQNAITFLITGSKLDLRRYVEGMEEEQLECELRRYSTEGIYVRWPAMGAQEYNHWFLCTLRHSRGLFTVAGFLRHPSDQPPPGEQDYRKWPPIPDREVLTTTVAMAIKTKTPSVKAGLMSQQKLHCQFDVDHKGGNITVEWHWQHRGERNKLFSYTSRTRHTQGSGVGVKALATGDATYTLPLSKMSSEGTYICSVSVNPLFGSVDINLHIEEPPRVSLNVGPTFSLLDGQEQKVVCEANSYYPLDVEIVWYEQDPAASGQRVGAPLPKVLDNILLSSHKHNQDRTYSLSAFFYLKASLRQSGRQFTCSVSHHSLKVPIKKSFILNVEEPRSWMFNIALGLFAIVLLVILFVMLRYLHSARKRAVEKKPY from the exons ATGGATTTAATCTTAAAGATCCTTATTTACTTGTATCTAAGTGCAG GTGTGTGGAGTATCCAGAACCAGTGGCTGCCCTGTCAGTTCACTGACGAACATGTGTTTACTAATAATGAGGGACACACTGAGACTCGACTCATCCACAGAGAGGCTATGCTGCAATTTGGTCAGAAAGGAGATGCTCCTGTTAACCAAAACGCCATCACTTTCTTAATCACTG GATCAAAGTTGGACCTGAGGCGGTATGTGGAGGGGATGGAGGAAGAGCAGCTGGAGTGTGAGCTACGCAGATACAGCACAGAGGGCATTTATGTCCGCTGGCCTGCCATGGGCGCCCAAGAGTACAACCACTGGTTCCTCTGCACCCTCAGACACAGCAGGGGCCTCTTTACAGTCGCCGGTTTCCTCAGGCACCCCTCTGACCAGCCTCCTCCAGGAGAGCAGGACTACCGCAAATGGCCCCCCATACCTGACAGAGAGGTTCTCACCACCACAG TCGCCATGGCCATCAAAACAAAGACTCCTTCAGTGAAAGCAGGCCTGATGTCCCAGCAGAAGCTCCACTGCCAGTTTGACGTTGACCACAAGGGCGGCAACATCACTGTGGAGTGGCACTGGCAGCACCGGGGAGAGAGGAATAAACTCTTCAGCTACACCAGCCGCACCCGGCACACCCAGGGGAGCGGCGTTGGGGTGAAGGCTCTGGCGACTGGCGATGCCACCTACACCCTCCCCCTGTCTAAGATGAGCAGTGAAGGGACCtacatttgttcagtgtcagtGAATCCACTGTTTGGCAGTGTGGACATAAATCTGCACATCGAAG AGCCTCCTCGTGTCTCCCTCAATGTGGGACCCACCTTCTCACTGCTGGACGGCCAGGAGCAGAAAGTTGTCTGTGAGGCAAACAGCTACTACCCCCTGGACGTGGAGATAGTTTGGTATGAGCAGGACCCGGCAGCGTCAGGCCAGAGGGTCGGTGCTCCTCTGCCCAAGGTGCTGGATAACATCCTGCTGTCCAGCCACAAACATAACCAGGACAGGACCTACTCACTGTCAGCTTTCTTCTACCTCAAGGCTTCGCTCAGGCAGTCTGGCAGACAGTTTACTTGCAGTGTCTCTCATCACTCCCTGAAAGTGCCCATCAAAAAGAGCTTCATTCTGAATGtggaag AGCCACGGAGCTGGATGTTTAACATTGCTCTTGGCTTGTTTGCGATCGTACTGTTGGTCATCCTGTTTGTAATGCTGCGCTACCTGCACTCAG CAAGGAAAAGGGCAGTGGAG AAGAAGCCATACTGA